A single Seriola aureovittata isolate HTS-2021-v1 ecotype China chromosome 19, ASM2101889v1, whole genome shotgun sequence DNA region contains:
- the mpv17 gene encoding protein Mpv17 yields MAGLWRSYQALMTKYPWRVQIVTAGSLVGVGDVVSQQLIERRGLAQHNVQRTAKMMSIGFVFVGPVIGSWYKVLDRLVVGGAKSAAMKKMLIDQVCFAPCFLGAFLCISGALNGLTVEENVTKLKRDYTDALIANYYLWPPVQIANFYFIPLHHRLAVVQIVAVAWNSYLTWKANKM; encoded by the exons ATGGCAGGCCTGTGGAGATCCTACCAGGCCTTGATGACCAAATACCCCTGGAGAGTGCAGATAGTGACTGCAG GGTCTCTAGTGGGTGTTGGTGACGTTGTATCCCAGCAGCTGATTGAGAGACGAGGACTGGCTCAACACAATGTGCAGCGGACAGCCAAGATGATGAGCATTGGTTTCGTTTTTGTG GGTCCGGTGATCGGGAGCTGGTACAAAGTTCTGGACAGACTGGTTGTTGGAGGAGCTAAAAGTGCCGCTATGAAGAAAATGCTGATCGATCAG GTGTGTTTTGCTCCGTGCTTCTTGGGAGCGTTCCTCTGTATCTCTGGAGCTCTGAACGGACTGACGGTGGAGGAAAATGTCACCAAGCTCAAGAGG GACTACACAGATGCCCTGATCGCAAATTACTAC CTTTGGCCTCCAGTCCAGATCGCCAACTTCTACTTCATTCCACTTCACCACAG GTTGGCCGTCGTTCAGATCGTTGCTGTTGCCTGGAACTCCTACCTGACCTGGAAGGCCAATAAGATGTGA
- the si:ch211-243j20.2 gene encoding uridine-cytidine kinase-like 1 isoform X1: METTSSDSKVDERLIDEEMEEDRSMLRSDSGSGDDSLDGLSNRVTRCPLTPSLSPRKRTTSQSKTEPPLLRTNKRTIYIAGRPPWYNVTGTTFKEAFVIGLCGGSASGKTTVANKIIEALDVPWVVLLSMDSFYKVLNKEEQELAAKNEYNFDHPDAFDFELLVTVLRKLKKGKSIKVPVYDFTSHSRRKEWKTVYGANVVIFEGILAFANKELLKLLDMKVFVDTDSDIRLIRRLKRDISQRGRDISGIIKQYNKFVKPAFEQYIEPTVQVADIVVPRGGENFVALDLIVQHVHSQLEKRKLRWDMSALASAHQGQPLPKTLSVMESTPQVRGMHTIIRNKETNRDEFIFYSKRLMRLLIEHALSFLPLKPVSVETPQGGVYEGKRLSGKRITGVSILRAGETMEQALMAVCKDIRLGKILIQTNHDTGEPELHYLRLPKDISEDYVILMDSTVSTGAAALMAVRVLLDHDVAEDKIFLLSLLMAEMGVHSVAYAFPKVRIITTAVDKEVNDQFHIIPGIGNFGDRYFGTDAPSDWCESDEGMDF, from the exons TGGAAGTGGAGATGATTCCTTGGATGGCCTCTCAAACCGTGTCACCCGCTGCCCTTTGACCCCGTCTTTATCTCCACGGAAACGGACCACGAGCCAGTCGAAGACGGAACCTCCGCTGCTGAGGACCAACAAGCGGACCATCTACATCGCTGGCAGACCGCCGTGGTACAACGTCACCGGGACCACCTTCAAAGAGGCCTTTGTCATAG GTCTGTGTGGAGGAAGTGCTTCTGGTAAAACCACAGTAGCCAATAAGATCATTGAAGCTCTGGACGTTCCCTGGGTGGTTCTGCTCTCGATGGACTCCTTCTACAAG gtgttaaACAAAGAGGAGCAGGAGTTGGCAGCTAAAAACGAGTATAACTTTGACCACCCCGATGCCTTCGACTTCGAGCTGCTGGTCACCGTCCTCAGGAAGCTGAAGAAAGGGAAAAGCATCAAAGTGCCGGTGTACGACTTCACCTCTCACAGCAGACGCAAAGAATGG AAAACAGTGTATGGGGCCAATGTCGTCATCTTTGAGGGAATCCTGGCCTTCGCCAACAAGGAGCTTCTGAAG CTTCTGGACATGAAGGTGTTTGTGGACACGGACTCTGACATCCGCCTGATACGGAGGCTGAAGAGGGACATTTCACAGCGTGGGCGGGACATCAGCGGCATTATCAAGCAATACAATAAGTTTGTAAAGCCAGCGTTCGAACAGTACATCGAGCCCACAGTGCAGGTGGCTGACATTGTGGTGCCCAGAG GGGGAGAGAACTTTGTTGCGCTGGATTTGATTGTTCAGCACGTTCACAGTCAGCTGGAGAAG AGGAAGCTCCGCTGGGATAT GTCAGCTCTGGCCTCGGCTCATCAGGGTCAACCGTTACCCAAAACCCTCAGCGTGATGGAGAGCACACCGCAGGTCCGCGGCATGcacaccatcatcag gaaCAAGGAGACTAACCGAGACGAGTTTATCTTCTACTCTAAGAGATTAATGAGGCTCCTGATCGAACAtgctctctccttcctccctctcaag CCTGTATCCGTGGAGACGCCTCAGGGCGGCGTCTATGAAGGCAAGAGGCTGAGCGGGAAACGA atCACAGGTGTGTCGATCCTGAGAGCAGGAGAGACCATGGAGCAGGCTCTGATGGCCGTGTGTAAAGACATCAGACTGGGAAAGATCCTCATCCAGACCAACCACGACACCGGAGAACCAGAG CTTCATTACCTTCGGTTGCCCAAAGACATCAGTGAGGACTACGTCATCCTGATGGACAGCACCGTCTCCACCGGAGCTGCTGCTCTCATGGCTGTCAGAGTGCTGCTG GACCATGACGTAGCGGAGGATAAGATCTTCCTGTTGTCGCTGCTCATGGCAGAGATGGGCGTGCACTCAGTAGCCTATGCGTTCCCTAAAGTCCGCATCATCACAACAGCGGTGGACAAGGAGGTCAACGACCAGTTCCACATCATACCAGGCATCG GTAATTTTGGAGATCGTTACTTTGGCACCGATGCTCCGTCAGACTGGTGCGAAAGCGATGAAGGGATGGACTTCTGA
- the si:ch211-243j20.2 gene encoding uridine-cytidine kinase-like 1 isoform X2, producing METTSSDSKVDERLIDEEMEEDRSMLRSDSGSGDDSLDGLSNRVTRCPLTPSLSPRKRTTSQSKTEPPLLRTNKRTIYIAGRPPWYNVTGTTFKEAFVIGLCGGSASGKTTVANKIIEALDVPWVVLLSMDSFYKVLNKEEQELAAKNEYNFDHPDAFDFELLVTVLRKLKKGKSIKVPVYDFTSHSRRKEWKTVYGANVVIFEGILAFANKELLKLLDMKVFVDTDSDIRLIRRLKRDISQRGRDISGIIKQYNKFVKPAFEQYIEPTVQVADIVVPRGGENFVALDLIVQHVHSQLEKREITVRSALASAHQGQPLPKTLSVMESTPQVRGMHTIIRNKETNRDEFIFYSKRLMRLLIEHALSFLPLKPVSVETPQGGVYEGKRLSGKRITGVSILRAGETMEQALMAVCKDIRLGKILIQTNHDTGEPELHYLRLPKDISEDYVILMDSTVSTGAAALMAVRVLLDHDVAEDKIFLLSLLMAEMGVHSVAYAFPKVRIITTAVDKEVNDQFHIIPGIGNFGDRYFGTDAPSDWCESDEGMDF from the exons TGGAAGTGGAGATGATTCCTTGGATGGCCTCTCAAACCGTGTCACCCGCTGCCCTTTGACCCCGTCTTTATCTCCACGGAAACGGACCACGAGCCAGTCGAAGACGGAACCTCCGCTGCTGAGGACCAACAAGCGGACCATCTACATCGCTGGCAGACCGCCGTGGTACAACGTCACCGGGACCACCTTCAAAGAGGCCTTTGTCATAG GTCTGTGTGGAGGAAGTGCTTCTGGTAAAACCACAGTAGCCAATAAGATCATTGAAGCTCTGGACGTTCCCTGGGTGGTTCTGCTCTCGATGGACTCCTTCTACAAG gtgttaaACAAAGAGGAGCAGGAGTTGGCAGCTAAAAACGAGTATAACTTTGACCACCCCGATGCCTTCGACTTCGAGCTGCTGGTCACCGTCCTCAGGAAGCTGAAGAAAGGGAAAAGCATCAAAGTGCCGGTGTACGACTTCACCTCTCACAGCAGACGCAAAGAATGG AAAACAGTGTATGGGGCCAATGTCGTCATCTTTGAGGGAATCCTGGCCTTCGCCAACAAGGAGCTTCTGAAG CTTCTGGACATGAAGGTGTTTGTGGACACGGACTCTGACATCCGCCTGATACGGAGGCTGAAGAGGGACATTTCACAGCGTGGGCGGGACATCAGCGGCATTATCAAGCAATACAATAAGTTTGTAAAGCCAGCGTTCGAACAGTACATCGAGCCCACAGTGCAGGTGGCTGACATTGTGGTGCCCAGAG GGGGAGAGAACTTTGTTGCGCTGGATTTGATTGTTCAGCACGTTCACAGTCAGCTGGAGAAG CGTGAGATCACTGTGAG GTCAGCTCTGGCCTCGGCTCATCAGGGTCAACCGTTACCCAAAACCCTCAGCGTGATGGAGAGCACACCGCAGGTCCGCGGCATGcacaccatcatcag gaaCAAGGAGACTAACCGAGACGAGTTTATCTTCTACTCTAAGAGATTAATGAGGCTCCTGATCGAACAtgctctctccttcctccctctcaag CCTGTATCCGTGGAGACGCCTCAGGGCGGCGTCTATGAAGGCAAGAGGCTGAGCGGGAAACGA atCACAGGTGTGTCGATCCTGAGAGCAGGAGAGACCATGGAGCAGGCTCTGATGGCCGTGTGTAAAGACATCAGACTGGGAAAGATCCTCATCCAGACCAACCACGACACCGGAGAACCAGAG CTTCATTACCTTCGGTTGCCCAAAGACATCAGTGAGGACTACGTCATCCTGATGGACAGCACCGTCTCCACCGGAGCTGCTGCTCTCATGGCTGTCAGAGTGCTGCTG GACCATGACGTAGCGGAGGATAAGATCTTCCTGTTGTCGCTGCTCATGGCAGAGATGGGCGTGCACTCAGTAGCCTATGCGTTCCCTAAAGTCCGCATCATCACAACAGCGGTGGACAAGGAGGTCAACGACCAGTTCCACATCATACCAGGCATCG GTAATTTTGGAGATCGTTACTTTGGCACCGATGCTCCGTCAGACTGGTGCGAAAGCGATGAAGGGATGGACTTCTGA